The Kaustia mangrovi genome has a segment encoding these proteins:
- a CDS encoding SDR family oxidoreductase — translation MADPRSILVTGCSSGIGEACARGLHARGWRVFATARQPGDLRRLEEAGLEAVHLDYREPRSIAAAVDEIADRLGSVPDALFNNGAYGQPGAVEDLARDVLRAQFETNLFGWHELTCRLLPGMRARGSGRIVQCSSVLGLVAMRWRGAYNASKFALEGLTDTLRLELRGSGIHVSLIEPGPIASRFTEHALKAMRDNIDIETSPHAEAYRRHLALLEGGGTSSPFKLPPEAVLKRLVHALEAPRPKPRYYVTVPTYLMASLRRILPYRALDRVLSGASES, via the coding sequence ATGGCGGACCCGCGCTCGATCCTCGTCACGGGCTGCTCCTCGGGTATCGGGGAGGCCTGCGCACGCGGCCTCCATGCGCGCGGCTGGCGGGTCTTCGCCACGGCGCGCCAGCCCGGCGATCTCCGCCGGCTGGAGGAGGCCGGGCTCGAGGCGGTCCATCTCGATTATCGCGAGCCCCGCTCGATCGCCGCCGCCGTCGACGAGATCGCCGACCGCCTCGGCTCCGTGCCCGACGCGCTCTTCAACAACGGCGCCTATGGCCAGCCGGGCGCGGTGGAGGACCTCGCCCGCGACGTCCTGAGAGCCCAGTTCGAGACCAATCTCTTCGGCTGGCACGAGCTGACCTGCCGGCTCCTTCCCGGCATGCGGGCGCGCGGCTCCGGGCGCATCGTGCAATGCTCCTCCGTGCTCGGCCTCGTCGCCATGAGGTGGCGCGGCGCCTACAACGCCTCGAAATTCGCGCTCGAGGGCCTGACGGACACGCTGCGGCTCGAATTGCGGGGCTCGGGAATCCATGTCAGCCTGATCGAGCCCGGCCCGATCGCGAGCCGGTTCACCGAGCACGCCCTCAAGGCCATGCGCGACAATATCGACATTGAGACCTCGCCCCACGCGGAGGCCTATCGCCGCCATCTCGCGCTCCTGGAGGGCGGGGGCACGTCATCGCCCTTCAAGCTGCCGCCGGAGGCGGTGCTGAAACGGCTCGTCCATGCGCTGGAAGCGCCGCGCCCCAAGCCGCGATATTACGTCACGGTGCCGACATATCTCATGGCATCGCTGCGCCGCATCCTGCCTTATCGCGCGCTCGACCGCGTCCTGTCCGGCGCCTCGGAGAGTTGA
- a CDS encoding O-acetyl-ADP-ribose deacetylase codes for MAGFEVMRGDITTLRVDAIVNAANSSLLGGGGVDGAIHRAAGPELLAECRALGGCPTGEARITRGYGLPASHVVHAVGPVWTGGDKGEDALLAGCYRHALALAMEHGARSIAFPAISTGVYGFPKDRAARIAVETVRETLTESDAMDRVVFCCFDAETERLYEAALGRGRAAR; via the coding sequence ATGGCCGGGTTCGAGGTGATGCGCGGCGATATCACGACGCTCCGTGTGGACGCGATCGTGAATGCGGCCAACAGCAGTCTTCTGGGCGGAGGCGGCGTCGACGGCGCCATCCATCGCGCCGCGGGCCCGGAACTCCTCGCCGAATGCCGGGCGCTCGGCGGCTGCCCGACCGGCGAGGCGAGGATCACGCGGGGCTACGGCCTGCCCGCGTCCCATGTCGTCCACGCTGTCGGGCCCGTCTGGACGGGTGGCGACAAGGGCGAGGACGCGCTGCTTGCGGGCTGCTACCGGCATGCGCTCGCACTTGCCATGGAGCATGGCGCGCGCAGTATCGCCTTCCCCGCGATCTCCACCGGCGTCTACGGGTTCCCGAAGGATCGGGCGGCGCGGATCGCCGTCGAAACCGTCCGCGAGACCCTGACGGAGAGCGACGCCATGGACCGCGTCGTCTTCTGCTGTTTCGACGCGGAGACCGAGCGGCTCTACGAGGCCGCGCTGGGTCGCGGGAGGGCGGCCCGATGA
- a CDS encoding twin transmembrane helix small protein yields the protein MESTFQFLVPIALAAVVVVLLLGLWNMVRGGSANTSQTLMRWRVILQFVAICIVMATIYFMGR from the coding sequence ATGGAAAGCACCTTCCAGTTTCTCGTTCCGATCGCGCTCGCCGCGGTCGTCGTCGTTCTCCTTCTGGGCCTGTGGAACATGGTGCGCGGCGGCAGCGCGAACACCTCCCAGACCCTGATGCGCTGGCGCGTCATCCTGCAGTTCGTCGCCATCTGCATCGTCATGGCGACAATCTACTTCATGGGCAGATAG
- a CDS encoding VOC family protein translates to MEQRLSLVTLGVADVARARAFYEALGWTASAIDGEGGVAFFQLPGMVLGLFGREALAEDAGVPAEGSGFSGIALAYNTRSRGEVDERLREAEAAGGRIVKPAEQVFWGGYSGYFADPDGHLWEVAWNPDFEILADGGMKLPR, encoded by the coding sequence ATGGAGCAGAGGCTGAGCCTTGTCACGCTGGGGGTTGCGGATGTGGCGCGGGCGCGCGCCTTCTACGAGGCGCTGGGCTGGACCGCCTCGGCCATCGACGGGGAGGGCGGGGTGGCGTTCTTCCAGTTGCCGGGAATGGTGCTCGGCCTGTTCGGCCGCGAGGCGCTCGCGGAGGATGCGGGCGTGCCGGCGGAGGGGTCCGGCTTCTCCGGCATTGCGCTCGCCTACAACACCCGCTCGCGCGGGGAGGTGGACGAGCGCCTCCGGGAGGCCGAGGCGGCCGGCGGGCGTATCGTGAAACCGGCCGAGCAGGTCTTCTGGGGCGGGTATTCGGGCTATTTCGCCGACCCGGACGGCCATCTCTGGGAGGTCGCCTGGAACCCCGATTTCGAGATCCTCGCCGATGGCGGCATGAAGCTGCCCCGCTGA
- a CDS encoding DMT family transporter, protein MTRSVSGPPGAAGAAGLRGDYLLLGLLALLWGSSYIFIAIALRELPPVTLIAARVAGAALVLLLVVAWRRERLPRDGRIWGMLLIQAVFNSIGAWTVLAWGQKFVDAGLASVLNSTSPIFVLLLTALLTRHERLGAGKVAGAVLGLAGVVLVVGTDALRGLGDQVAGQAACLTGALLYAAGAIHGRRFAALAPVVTAAGTMLWASAVLVPAALYLDRPWTLQVSWQTGLATAVLAFFCTGLALLIYFRLVSTIGSMGVASQSYLRAGIGVVLGIVVLGESLSPPVAAGLAATIAGVVLINRPRRAA, encoded by the coding sequence ATGACCCGTTCCGTTTCCGGACCGCCGGGCGCGGCAGGCGCCGCCGGCCTGCGCGGCGACTACCTGCTCCTCGGCCTGCTCGCCCTGCTCTGGGGCTCATCCTATATCTTCATCGCGATTGCGCTTCGCGAGCTGCCGCCGGTCACCCTGATCGCCGCGCGCGTTGCCGGCGCCGCGCTCGTTCTCCTGCTCGTCGTGGCCTGGCGAAGGGAGCGGCTGCCGAGGGACGGCCGGATCTGGGGCATGCTCCTCATCCAGGCGGTCTTCAACAGTATCGGCGCCTGGACGGTGCTCGCATGGGGCCAGAAATTCGTCGATGCGGGGCTCGCCAGCGTGCTCAATTCCACATCGCCGATATTCGTTCTCCTGCTCACCGCCCTTCTGACGCGCCATGAGCGGCTTGGCGCCGGCAAGGTCGCCGGCGCGGTCCTCGGGCTTGCCGGCGTGGTGCTCGTCGTGGGAACGGATGCGCTTCGCGGTCTCGGCGATCAGGTCGCGGGACAGGCGGCCTGCCTGACCGGTGCGCTGCTCTATGCGGCAGGCGCGATCCACGGCAGGCGCTTTGCCGCGCTGGCACCCGTCGTCACGGCGGCGGGCACCATGCTGTGGGCGTCGGCGGTGCTGGTGCCGGCCGCGCTTTATCTGGACCGCCCCTGGACGCTTCAGGTCTCCTGGCAGACCGGTCTCGCCACCGCCGTCCTTGCCTTCTTCTGTACGGGGCTCGCCCTCCTGATCTATTTCCGGCTGGTCTCCACCATCGGATCGATGGGTGTTGCCAGCCAGAGTTATCTGAGGGCCGGCATCGGCGTGGTTCTGGGGATCGTCGTCCTCGGTGAGAGCCTTTCGCCGCCCGTTGCGGCCGGCCTTGCCGCGACCATCGCCGGCGTCGTGCTCATCAACCGGCCGCGGCGGGCCGCCTGA
- a CDS encoding AMP-binding protein: MTLAAWVARAGRARPGSPAVGLGGETVLTYGALADRVARLAGGLRDRLGLAAGERVALAMANVPAYAEVLFGIWHAGLSAVPMNAKLHQSEFRHILEDSGARVCLATEGLAATVAEAGADGLDHVIAAGSADYEALVAGAPRDLEIVAPDALAWLFYTSGTTGRPKGAMLTHRNLTAMTLNYFADFDRIGPGDTILHAAPLSHGSGLWMLPHVAAGAVNVMPESGGFDADEIYSLIARWPRVSMFAAPTMVRRLTVHPGGGDTANLKLVTYGGGPMYVEDAVAALDRFGPRLAQLYGQGESPMTITHLSPEDHAARDHPSWRDRLASVGVADSVVQVRVVDGDGRPLGPGEKGEVAVFGDTVMAGYWRNAEATARTLRDGWLLTGDVGHLDEDGYLTLTDRSKDVIISGGTNIYPREVEEVLLAAPGVAEVSVIGRPHADWGEIVVAYVVAEPGATPHEGMLDRLCLERMARFKRPKRYRFVDALPKNNYGKVLKTALREMEAAREDSPAAAP, encoded by the coding sequence ATGACGCTCGCGGCATGGGTGGCGCGCGCCGGTCGCGCCCGTCCCGGAAGCCCTGCCGTCGGCCTCGGCGGCGAAACGGTGCTGACCTATGGGGCGCTCGCCGACCGGGTCGCGCGGCTCGCGGGGGGCTTGCGCGACCGGCTGGGCCTTGCCGCCGGAGAGCGCGTGGCACTCGCCATGGCCAATGTGCCGGCCTATGCGGAGGTCCTGTTCGGCATCTGGCATGCGGGGCTTTCCGCGGTGCCGATGAACGCCAAGCTCCACCAGAGCGAGTTCCGCCACATCCTGGAGGATTCCGGCGCCCGGGTCTGCCTGGCGACGGAGGGGCTCGCCGCGACCGTCGCGGAGGCCGGTGCCGACGGGCTCGATCATGTGATCGCGGCGGGGAGCGCCGACTACGAGGCTCTCGTCGCGGGCGCGCCGCGCGATCTGGAGATCGTTGCGCCCGACGCGCTGGCCTGGCTGTTCTACACTTCCGGCACCACGGGCCGGCCCAAGGGCGCGATGCTGACCCACCGCAACCTCACCGCCATGACGCTCAACTATTTCGCGGATTTCGACCGGATCGGGCCCGGCGACACGATCCTCCACGCCGCCCCGCTGAGCCATGGCTCCGGGCTGTGGATGCTGCCGCATGTGGCCGCCGGCGCGGTGAATGTCATGCCGGAAAGCGGCGGCTTCGACGCCGACGAGATCTACAGCCTGATCGCGCGCTGGCCGCGCGTCTCCATGTTCGCCGCGCCGACCATGGTGCGCCGGCTCACCGTGCATCCCGGCGGCGGCGACACCGCCAACCTCAAGCTCGTCACCTATGGCGGCGGGCCGATGTATGTGGAGGACGCGGTCGCCGCCCTCGACCGGTTCGGCCCGCGGCTCGCCCAGCTCTACGGCCAGGGCGAGAGCCCCATGACCATCACCCATCTGTCGCCGGAGGATCATGCCGCGCGCGACCATCCGAGCTGGCGCGACCGGCTCGCCTCGGTGGGTGTCGCCGACAGCGTGGTGCAGGTCCGCGTGGTGGACGGGGACGGCCGGCCGCTCGGGCCCGGCGAGAAGGGCGAGGTCGCGGTGTTCGGCGACACGGTCATGGCCGGTTACTGGCGCAATGCGGAGGCGACCGCGCGCACGCTGCGCGACGGCTGGCTGCTGACCGGCGATGTCGGCCATCTCGACGAGGACGGCTATCTCACCCTCACCGACCGGTCGAAGGACGTGATCATCTCCGGCGGCACCAACATCTATCCGCGCGAGGTGGAGGAGGTGCTGCTCGCCGCGCCGGGCGTCGCGGAGGTCTCCGTCATCGGCCGCCCGCATGCCGACTGGGGCGAGATTGTCGTCGCCTATGTGGTGGCCGAGCCGGGCGCGACACCGCATGAGGGCATGCTGGACCGGCTGTGCCTGGAGCGCATGGCCCGCTTCAAGCGGCCGAAGCGCTATCGCTTCGTCGACGCATTGCCGAAGAACAATTACGGCAAGGTGCTCAAGACGGCGCTGCGCGAGATGGAGGCGGCGCGGGAGGACTCGCCGGCCGCTGCTCCGTGA
- the speB gene encoding agmatinase: MTQERRFAPVSGKVMPRFAGIATFMRLPHVPVEEADGVDIGLVGIPFDGGTTNRPGPRHGPRQVRDMSSMMRQIHHALKIAPYDLANVADLGDAPVNPADVKDALDRIEAFFREIHTRGIRPLSAGGDHLVSLPVLRALGADRPVGLVQFDAHTDLWDGYFGDFKLTHGTPFRRAIEEGVLDPKRTVQIGIRGSCYDWEDREFAARTGVRIFEIEEVDALGPEKVMAEARRIVGDGATYVTFDIDCLDPAYAPGTGTPEVGGFTPREAQALVRGLRGLDIVGADMVEVSPPFDPSGYTALNGATMMWELLCLMAETCALAR, encoded by the coding sequence ATGACGCAGGAACGACGATTCGCGCCCGTATCGGGCAAGGTCATGCCGCGCTTCGCCGGCATCGCCACCTTCATGCGCCTGCCGCATGTTCCGGTGGAGGAGGCCGACGGGGTGGATATCGGGCTCGTCGGCATCCCCTTCGACGGCGGCACGACCAACCGTCCCGGCCCCCGCCACGGCCCCCGGCAGGTGCGCGACATGTCCTCGATGATGCGCCAGATCCATCACGCCCTCAAGATCGCGCCCTACGATCTCGCCAATGTGGCCGATCTCGGCGACGCGCCCGTCAACCCGGCGGACGTGAAGGACGCGCTCGACCGGATCGAGGCGTTCTTCCGCGAGATCCACACAAGGGGCATCAGGCCGCTGTCGGCGGGCGGCGACCATCTCGTCAGCCTGCCGGTCCTGAGGGCGCTCGGGGCGGACCGCCCGGTGGGCCTCGTCCAGTTCGATGCCCATACCGATCTCTGGGACGGGTATTTCGGCGACTTCAAGCTGACCCACGGAACGCCGTTCCGGCGCGCCATCGAGGAGGGCGTGCTCGATCCCAAGCGGACGGTGCAGATCGGTATACGCGGCTCCTGCTACGACTGGGAGGACCGCGAGTTCGCAGCCCGCACCGGCGTGCGCATCTTCGAGATCGAGGAGGTCGACGCGCTGGGCCCGGAGAAGGTCATGGCGGAGGCCCGCCGGATCGTCGGAGACGGCGCGACCTATGTGACCTTCGACATCGACTGCCTCGACCCCGCCTATGCGCCGGGCACGGGCACGCCGGAGGTCGGCGGCTTCACCCCGCGCGAGGCGCAGGCGCTGGTGCGCGGCCTACGCGGGCTCGACATTGTCGGCGCGGACATGGTGGAGGTCTCCCCGCCCTTCGATCCGTCCGGCTACACCGCGCTCAACGGGGCGACCATGATGTGGGAACTCCTGTGCCTGAT